A genomic stretch from Primulina huaijiensis isolate GDHJ02 chromosome 14, ASM1229523v2, whole genome shotgun sequence includes:
- the LOC140957280 gene encoding uncharacterized protein isoform X2 → MESSGGVDDQGSGWMQVKKKHRSSSKFIQSSGGLSGKQSSCNSGNRLLLAQRFENSNTITKHSSRSKDNVVHDVNKALNPSSIFAKDGAVDLYLDKRVVNQDNDVLDSSNLAAADVQQASYKLVVNQEHISKSGVLPKIKWGDLDEGTLVDYGKTSGSGIKFGGVENHYLPTVKAGSSGESLSYVASHDPTESKFIQAATDEDQVLPKPHSLSPTISIEENCKELSEMTSEDVKEQITCEKIVSPSTPISCVDREPQHIKQENDDICYPSENDILHSAGEEVEMRETANVTSETGCSLASASLGIGETIPTSEVLEIIELVIPGQSTLAASVEDSGEQKQQENGDDLLDTQNTNATGEIKERFRERLWGFLFENLNRAVDELYLLCELECDLDQMKEASLVLDEAASDFRELKFRVEKFEKLKRSSCPGTDGAASMLQSDHRRPHALSWEVRRMTTSPRRAEILSSSLEAFRKIQQDRKSERGKHGKKLGSDGHGHDLRSSDILEKCARKGDSKGFAVKARTGDPLISQASTKEKRNLVSGKPSEAEKLLHKKDKVLIEHTSEKKLRLTNIRGDTSTERDGNKRSGYSGKSLDAWKEKRNWEDLLSSPHCVSSRFSYSPGMGRKSAERVRVLHDKLMSPEKKKKSVLDLKKEAEEKHARATRIRTQLENERVQKLQRTSEKLNRVNEWQTVRSNKLRESMFARHQQTESRHEAYLAQVVRRAGDESSKVNEVRFITSLNEENKKHILRKKLQDSELRRAEKVQVMKTKQKEDMAREEAVLERRRLIEAEKLQRLAETQRRKEEALARREEERKASSAAREAKAMEQMRRKEVRAKAQQEEAELLAQKLAEKLSESEQRRKFYLEQIRERASMDFRDQSSPLLRRFTGKEGQALGRSIPHGNGEDNQENNSDRAADSCTFTNEASQHSLKRRIKRIRQRLMSMKHEFPEPSFGLESSGIAYRTAIGTARVKIGRWLQDLQKLRQARKDGASSFGLITAGMIKFLEGKDPELQASRQAGLLDFIASALPASHTSKPEACQVMIFLLRLLRIVLATPENKCYFLVQNLLPPIIPMLAAALESYIKMAASLSIPGSSNFVSSKTSIGNMEFISEVTNGFLWTVAAIIGFTSSNELQLQMQNGLVELVVAYQIIHRLRDLFALYDRPQVEGSPFPSSILLSINLLIVLTSKFRETSSIDWESFPSDVIDEHKIGRTEISECADLGFNLSHFSADNMPFLRSSSTICNLPDGKPLDETSTFKGTAVAILVDNNDSHNVRHISSKIENSGAMDEPSRIPADVKCECTVAQKYGNNFTSGSTDKNSLNASDSKYPAIFLLSAISETGLVCLPSMLTAVLLQANNRLSAEQSSYVLPSNFEEVATGILKVLNNLALIDVTFIQKMLCRHAQT, encoded by the exons ATGGAGAGCAGCGGAGGAGTCGATGATCAAGGCTCTGGATGGATGCAAGTTAAAaag AAACACAGAAGCAGTTCCAAGTTCATACAGAGTTCTGGAGGACTCTCTGGAAAACAGAGTTCTTGCAATTCTGGCAACCGGCTTTTATTGGCTCAAAGGTTTGAGAATAGCAATACTATTACCAAGCATTCCAGTAGAAGTAAAGATAATGTCGTGCATGATGTCAACAAAGCTTTGAATCCTTCGTCAATTTTTGCTAAGGATGGAGCAGTCGATCTTTACCTTGATAAACGTGTTGTTAATCAAGATAACGATGTTTTAGATTCGTCTAATTTGGCAGCTGCAGATGTTCAACAGGCTAGTTACAAATTAGTAGTAAATCAGGAACATATTTCTAAAAGTGGTGTCCTTCCTAAAATAAAGTGGGGTGACTTGGATGAGGGAACTCTGGTAGATTATGGGAAAACGTCTGGATCTGGAATTAAGTTCGGGGGAGTTGAAAATCACTATCTGCCTACCGTGAAGGCTGGGAGTTCTGGTGAATCTCTTTCATATGTTGCATCACACGATCCTACGGAGAGCAAATTCATCCAAGCAGCAACCGATGAAGATCAGGTTCTTCCAAAGCCCCACTCGTTGTCTCCGACTATATCCATCGAAGAAAACTGTAAAGAGCTGAGTGAAATGACTTCAGAAGATGTGAAAGAACAAATTACTTGTGAGAAAATAGTTAGTCCAAGTACACCTATTTCATGCGTTGACAGAGAGCCTCAACATATTAAGCAGGAGAATGATGACATTTGCTATCCTTCTGAGAATGATATTTTACATTCTGCCGGTGAAGAAGTGGAGATGAGAGAAACTGCTAATGTTACGTCGGAAACTGGCTGTTCTCTTGCTTCTGCTTCTTTAGGCATCGGGGAAACTATTCCTACTTCTGAGGTACTGGAGATTATCGAACTTGTAATTCCAGGACAATCGACATTGGCAGCTTCAGTCGAGGATTCCGGAGAACAAAAGCAGCAAGAAAATGGTGACGATTTGTTGGATACCCAGAATACAAACGCCACAGGTGAGATCAAAGAAAGATTCAGAGAACGCCTTTGGGGATTTCTCTTTGAAAACCTCAATAGGGCTGTGGATGAACTCTATCTTCTCTGTGAACTAGAGTGCGATCTTGATCAAATGAAAGAGGCTAGTCTTGTTCTTGATGAAGCTGCGTCAGATTTTAGAGAACTTAAGTTTAGAGTTGAAAAGTTTGAGAAATTGAAAAGGTCATCATGTCCTGGAACAGACGGGGCAGCATCTATGTTGCAGTCTGATCATCGCAGACCACATGCTCTTTCATGGGAG GTCCGCCGAATGACAACTTCGCCACGGAGAGCAGAAATCCTTTCATCATCTCTTGAGGCTTTTAGGAAAATTCAACAAGATCGAAAAAGTGAAAGAGGTAAACATGGCAAAAAACTAGGCTCTGATGGTCATGGTCACGACCTCAGATCCAGCGATATTTTGGAGAAGTGTGCTCGGAAAGGTGATTCTAAAGGATTTGCTGTGAAAGCAAGGACTGGAGATCCACTAATCTCTCAGGCCTCAACCAAAGAGAAAAGAAATCTCGTCTCTGGTAAACCAAGTGAAGCAGAGAAACTGCTTCATAAGAAAGATAAAGTGTTAATAGAGCATACCAGTGAGAAGAAACTTAGATTAACAAATATCCGAGGAGATACTTCTACGGAAAGAGATGGGAACAAGAGAAGTGGATACTCAGGAAAATCCTTGGATGCTTGGAAAGAGAAGAGGAATTGGGAGGACTTACTTTCATCTCCACATTGTGTATCTTCTCGTTTCTCTTATTCACCAGGCATGGGAAGGAAAAGTGCCGAGCGAGTGCGTGTTTTGCATGATAAACTTATGTCCCcggagaagaaaaagaaatctgTCCTTGATCTTAAAAAAGAAGCAGAAGAAAAACATGCTCGAGCCACAAGAATCAGAACTCAACTTGAGAACGAGAGAGTTCAAAAGCTTCAACGAACCTCAGAGAAACTGAATCGTGTAAATGAATGGCAAACTGTTCGAAGCAATAAATTACGAGAGTCGATGTTTGCTCGTCATCAGCAGACTGAATCCAGGCATGAAGCATATTTAGCTCAGGTTGTTAGAAGAGCTGGTGATGAAAGCAGTAAAGTTAACGAGGTACGTTTCATCACCTCGCTGAATGAAGAGAATAAAAAGCATATATTGCGGAAAAAGCTTCAGGATTCTGAGTTGAGGAGGGCAGAGAAAGTTCAAGTAATGAAAACTAAGCAGAAAGAGGACATGGCCAGGGAAGAAGCTGTCTTGGAACGCAGGAGGCTCATTGAAGCCGAGAAGTTGCAGCGCCTTGCAGAGACTCAGCGAAGAAAGGAAGAGGCACTGGCGAGAAGGGAAGAAGAACGGAAAGCTTCTAGTGCTGCTCGTGAAGCCAAGGCTATGGAACAGATGCGGAGAAAGGAGGTTCGAGCCAAAGCCCAACAGGAAGAAGCTGAACTCCTGGCTCAGAAATTAGCTGAAAAACTTAGTGAAAGTGAGCAGCGTCGAAAGTTTTATCTAGAACAAATACGGGAAAGGGCATCAATGGATTTTAGAGATCAATCTTCACCTTTATTGCGTCGATTTACAGGTAAAGAAGGCCAAGCCCTAGGTAGATCAATTCCTCATGGTAATGGAGAAGATAATCAGGAAAACAATAGTGACCGTGCTGCAGACTCTTGTACTTTTACCAATGAGGCTTCACAACATTCACTGAAGCGAAGAATCAAAAGAATCCGGCAAAGACTCATGTCAATGAAACATGAATTTCCAGAGCCTTCATTTGGACTTGAAAGTTCTGGAATTGCATATCGAACCGCCATAGGAACTGCAAGGGTAAAAATTGGTAGGTGGCTTCAGGATTTGCAAAAACTTCGACAAGCAAGAAAAGATGGTGCTTCTAGTTTTGGACTGATAACTGCTGGAATGATCAAG TTCTTGGAGGGGAAAGATCCTGAGTTGCAGGCCTCTCGCCAAGCTGGTCTGCTAGATTTTATTGCTTCAGCACTACCAGCTTCTCACACATCAAAACCTGAAGCCTGCCAGGTGATGATTTTCCTATTAAGGCTTCTTAGGATAGTCCTCGCAACGCCTGAAAACAAATGTTATTTTCTTGTGCAAAATCTGTTGcctccaattatcccaatgttGGCGGCGGCTCTTGAGAGCTATATCAAGATGGCAGCATCATTAAGTATTCCTGGTTCATCCAATTTTGTCTCGAGTAAAACCTCAATTGGAAATATGGAGTTTATTTCTGAAGTCACCAATGGTTTTCTATGGACTGTTGCGGCAATTATTGGTTTCACCAGCAGTAATGAGCTCCAACTTCAGATGCAGAATGGTTTGGTAGAACTTGTCGTCGCATACCAAATTATTCACCGGCTACGAGACCTTTTTGCACTTTATGACAGGCCACAGGTGGAAGGTTCTCCTTTTCCCTCGTCTATTCTCCTAAGCATAAATTTGTTGATAGTGCTGACTTCCAAATTCAGAGAAACATCTTCAATAGACTGGGAATCTTTTCCTAGTGATGTGATCGACGAACATAAAATTGGACGGACAGAAATTTCTGAATGTGCTGATTTAGGATTCAATTTATCACACTTTAGTGCAGATAATATGCCCTTTTTGAGGTCAAGTAGTACCATATGTAATTTGCCAGACGGCAAGCCATTAGATGAAACTTCCACTTTCAAAGGAACGGCTGTTGCTATACTTGTTGACAACAATGATTCACACAATGTCAGGCATATTTCTTCTAAAATCGAGAATTCAGGTGCCATGGACGAGCCATCAAGAATTCCGGCAGATGTTAAATGTGAGTGTACAGTTGCTCAGAAGTATGGGAATAACTTTACAAGTGGTAGTACAGACAAAAACAGTTTGAATGCTTCAGATTCAAAATATCCTGCAATATTTCTTCTTTCAGCAATTTCCGAGACTGGTTTAGTGTGTCTTCCTTCCATGCTGACTGCTGTGCTATTGCAAGCCAATAACCGGTTGTCTGCTGAACAG AGCTCATATGTTCTTCCATCTAATTTTGAGGAAGTGGCGACTGGTATTCTGAAGGTGTTGAACAATCTGGCTTTGATAGATGTAACGTTCATCCAGAAAATGTTG TGCAGGCACGCCCAGACCTGA
- the LOC140957280 gene encoding uncharacterized protein isoform X1, which translates to MESSGGVDDQGSGWMQVKKKHRSSSKFIQSSGGLSGKQSSCNSGNRLLLAQRFENSNTITKHSSRSKDNVVHDVNKALNPSSIFAKDGAVDLYLDKRVVNQDNDVLDSSNLAAADVQQASYKLVVNQEHISKSGVLPKIKWGDLDEGTLVDYGKTSGSGIKFGGVENHYLPTVKAGSSGESLSYVASHDPTESKFIQAATDEDQVLPKPHSLSPTISIEENCKELSEMTSEDVKEQITCEKIVSPSTPISCVDREPQHIKQENDDICYPSENDILHSAGEEVEMRETANVTSETGCSLASASLGIGETIPTSEVLEIIELVIPGQSTLAASVEDSGEQKQQENGDDLLDTQNTNATGEIKERFRERLWGFLFENLNRAVDELYLLCELECDLDQMKEASLVLDEAASDFRELKFRVEKFEKLKRSSCPGTDGAASMLQSDHRRPHALSWEVRRMTTSPRRAEILSSSLEAFRKIQQDRKSERGKHGKKLGSDGHGHDLRSSDILEKCARKGDSKGFAVKARTGDPLISQASTKEKRNLVSGKPSEAEKLLHKKDKVLIEHTSEKKLRLTNIRGDTSTERDGNKRSGYSGKSLDAWKEKRNWEDLLSSPHCVSSRFSYSPGMGRKSAERVRVLHDKLMSPEKKKKSVLDLKKEAEEKHARATRIRTQLENERVQKLQRTSEKLNRVNEWQTVRSNKLRESMFARHQQTESRHEAYLAQVVRRAGDESSKVNEVRFITSLNEENKKHILRKKLQDSELRRAEKVQVMKTKQKEDMAREEAVLERRRLIEAEKLQRLAETQRRKEEALARREEERKASSAAREAKAMEQMRRKEVRAKAQQEEAELLAQKLAEKLSESEQRRKFYLEQIRERASMDFRDQSSPLLRRFTGKEGQALGRSIPHGNGEDNQENNSDRAADSCTFTNEASQHSLKRRIKRIRQRLMSMKHEFPEPSFGLESSGIAYRTAIGTARVKIGRWLQDLQKLRQARKDGASSFGLITAGMIKFLEGKDPELQASRQAGLLDFIASALPASHTSKPEACQVMIFLLRLLRIVLATPENKCYFLVQNLLPPIIPMLAAALESYIKMAASLSIPGSSNFVSSKTSIGNMEFISEVTNGFLWTVAAIIGFTSSNELQLQMQNGLVELVVAYQIIHRLRDLFALYDRPQVEGSPFPSSILLSINLLIVLTSKFRETSSIDWESFPSDVIDEHKIGRTEISECADLGFNLSHFSADNMPFLRSSSTICNLPDGKPLDETSTFKGTAVAILVDNNDSHNVRHISSKIENSGAMDEPSRIPADVKCECTVAQKYGNNFTSGSTDKNSLNASDSKYPAIFLLSAISETGLVCLPSMLTAVLLQANNRLSAEQSSYVLPSNFEEVATGILKVLNNLALIDVTFIQKMLARPDLKMEFFHLMSFFLAHCTNNWGAATDKIGSLLMESLSLLGYFALFHPENQAVLRWGKSPTILHKVCDLPFVFFSDPEFMPVLAGTLVAASYGCEQNKGVIQQELSMDMLLPLLESCRTNSTAFSFQNNDESGELNRTGSETKEVHQKSNRNHLKSTRVLSQRGSSGSMTRMIRGQKQRDSKVIKLSEELPHRGNGQSTSDASTLMLHCRFPVSFINKAEKFFTTEITSGELV; encoded by the exons ATGGAGAGCAGCGGAGGAGTCGATGATCAAGGCTCTGGATGGATGCAAGTTAAAaag AAACACAGAAGCAGTTCCAAGTTCATACAGAGTTCTGGAGGACTCTCTGGAAAACAGAGTTCTTGCAATTCTGGCAACCGGCTTTTATTGGCTCAAAGGTTTGAGAATAGCAATACTATTACCAAGCATTCCAGTAGAAGTAAAGATAATGTCGTGCATGATGTCAACAAAGCTTTGAATCCTTCGTCAATTTTTGCTAAGGATGGAGCAGTCGATCTTTACCTTGATAAACGTGTTGTTAATCAAGATAACGATGTTTTAGATTCGTCTAATTTGGCAGCTGCAGATGTTCAACAGGCTAGTTACAAATTAGTAGTAAATCAGGAACATATTTCTAAAAGTGGTGTCCTTCCTAAAATAAAGTGGGGTGACTTGGATGAGGGAACTCTGGTAGATTATGGGAAAACGTCTGGATCTGGAATTAAGTTCGGGGGAGTTGAAAATCACTATCTGCCTACCGTGAAGGCTGGGAGTTCTGGTGAATCTCTTTCATATGTTGCATCACACGATCCTACGGAGAGCAAATTCATCCAAGCAGCAACCGATGAAGATCAGGTTCTTCCAAAGCCCCACTCGTTGTCTCCGACTATATCCATCGAAGAAAACTGTAAAGAGCTGAGTGAAATGACTTCAGAAGATGTGAAAGAACAAATTACTTGTGAGAAAATAGTTAGTCCAAGTACACCTATTTCATGCGTTGACAGAGAGCCTCAACATATTAAGCAGGAGAATGATGACATTTGCTATCCTTCTGAGAATGATATTTTACATTCTGCCGGTGAAGAAGTGGAGATGAGAGAAACTGCTAATGTTACGTCGGAAACTGGCTGTTCTCTTGCTTCTGCTTCTTTAGGCATCGGGGAAACTATTCCTACTTCTGAGGTACTGGAGATTATCGAACTTGTAATTCCAGGACAATCGACATTGGCAGCTTCAGTCGAGGATTCCGGAGAACAAAAGCAGCAAGAAAATGGTGACGATTTGTTGGATACCCAGAATACAAACGCCACAGGTGAGATCAAAGAAAGATTCAGAGAACGCCTTTGGGGATTTCTCTTTGAAAACCTCAATAGGGCTGTGGATGAACTCTATCTTCTCTGTGAACTAGAGTGCGATCTTGATCAAATGAAAGAGGCTAGTCTTGTTCTTGATGAAGCTGCGTCAGATTTTAGAGAACTTAAGTTTAGAGTTGAAAAGTTTGAGAAATTGAAAAGGTCATCATGTCCTGGAACAGACGGGGCAGCATCTATGTTGCAGTCTGATCATCGCAGACCACATGCTCTTTCATGGGAG GTCCGCCGAATGACAACTTCGCCACGGAGAGCAGAAATCCTTTCATCATCTCTTGAGGCTTTTAGGAAAATTCAACAAGATCGAAAAAGTGAAAGAGGTAAACATGGCAAAAAACTAGGCTCTGATGGTCATGGTCACGACCTCAGATCCAGCGATATTTTGGAGAAGTGTGCTCGGAAAGGTGATTCTAAAGGATTTGCTGTGAAAGCAAGGACTGGAGATCCACTAATCTCTCAGGCCTCAACCAAAGAGAAAAGAAATCTCGTCTCTGGTAAACCAAGTGAAGCAGAGAAACTGCTTCATAAGAAAGATAAAGTGTTAATAGAGCATACCAGTGAGAAGAAACTTAGATTAACAAATATCCGAGGAGATACTTCTACGGAAAGAGATGGGAACAAGAGAAGTGGATACTCAGGAAAATCCTTGGATGCTTGGAAAGAGAAGAGGAATTGGGAGGACTTACTTTCATCTCCACATTGTGTATCTTCTCGTTTCTCTTATTCACCAGGCATGGGAAGGAAAAGTGCCGAGCGAGTGCGTGTTTTGCATGATAAACTTATGTCCCcggagaagaaaaagaaatctgTCCTTGATCTTAAAAAAGAAGCAGAAGAAAAACATGCTCGAGCCACAAGAATCAGAACTCAACTTGAGAACGAGAGAGTTCAAAAGCTTCAACGAACCTCAGAGAAACTGAATCGTGTAAATGAATGGCAAACTGTTCGAAGCAATAAATTACGAGAGTCGATGTTTGCTCGTCATCAGCAGACTGAATCCAGGCATGAAGCATATTTAGCTCAGGTTGTTAGAAGAGCTGGTGATGAAAGCAGTAAAGTTAACGAGGTACGTTTCATCACCTCGCTGAATGAAGAGAATAAAAAGCATATATTGCGGAAAAAGCTTCAGGATTCTGAGTTGAGGAGGGCAGAGAAAGTTCAAGTAATGAAAACTAAGCAGAAAGAGGACATGGCCAGGGAAGAAGCTGTCTTGGAACGCAGGAGGCTCATTGAAGCCGAGAAGTTGCAGCGCCTTGCAGAGACTCAGCGAAGAAAGGAAGAGGCACTGGCGAGAAGGGAAGAAGAACGGAAAGCTTCTAGTGCTGCTCGTGAAGCCAAGGCTATGGAACAGATGCGGAGAAAGGAGGTTCGAGCCAAAGCCCAACAGGAAGAAGCTGAACTCCTGGCTCAGAAATTAGCTGAAAAACTTAGTGAAAGTGAGCAGCGTCGAAAGTTTTATCTAGAACAAATACGGGAAAGGGCATCAATGGATTTTAGAGATCAATCTTCACCTTTATTGCGTCGATTTACAGGTAAAGAAGGCCAAGCCCTAGGTAGATCAATTCCTCATGGTAATGGAGAAGATAATCAGGAAAACAATAGTGACCGTGCTGCAGACTCTTGTACTTTTACCAATGAGGCTTCACAACATTCACTGAAGCGAAGAATCAAAAGAATCCGGCAAAGACTCATGTCAATGAAACATGAATTTCCAGAGCCTTCATTTGGACTTGAAAGTTCTGGAATTGCATATCGAACCGCCATAGGAACTGCAAGGGTAAAAATTGGTAGGTGGCTTCAGGATTTGCAAAAACTTCGACAAGCAAGAAAAGATGGTGCTTCTAGTTTTGGACTGATAACTGCTGGAATGATCAAG TTCTTGGAGGGGAAAGATCCTGAGTTGCAGGCCTCTCGCCAAGCTGGTCTGCTAGATTTTATTGCTTCAGCACTACCAGCTTCTCACACATCAAAACCTGAAGCCTGCCAGGTGATGATTTTCCTATTAAGGCTTCTTAGGATAGTCCTCGCAACGCCTGAAAACAAATGTTATTTTCTTGTGCAAAATCTGTTGcctccaattatcccaatgttGGCGGCGGCTCTTGAGAGCTATATCAAGATGGCAGCATCATTAAGTATTCCTGGTTCATCCAATTTTGTCTCGAGTAAAACCTCAATTGGAAATATGGAGTTTATTTCTGAAGTCACCAATGGTTTTCTATGGACTGTTGCGGCAATTATTGGTTTCACCAGCAGTAATGAGCTCCAACTTCAGATGCAGAATGGTTTGGTAGAACTTGTCGTCGCATACCAAATTATTCACCGGCTACGAGACCTTTTTGCACTTTATGACAGGCCACAGGTGGAAGGTTCTCCTTTTCCCTCGTCTATTCTCCTAAGCATAAATTTGTTGATAGTGCTGACTTCCAAATTCAGAGAAACATCTTCAATAGACTGGGAATCTTTTCCTAGTGATGTGATCGACGAACATAAAATTGGACGGACAGAAATTTCTGAATGTGCTGATTTAGGATTCAATTTATCACACTTTAGTGCAGATAATATGCCCTTTTTGAGGTCAAGTAGTACCATATGTAATTTGCCAGACGGCAAGCCATTAGATGAAACTTCCACTTTCAAAGGAACGGCTGTTGCTATACTTGTTGACAACAATGATTCACACAATGTCAGGCATATTTCTTCTAAAATCGAGAATTCAGGTGCCATGGACGAGCCATCAAGAATTCCGGCAGATGTTAAATGTGAGTGTACAGTTGCTCAGAAGTATGGGAATAACTTTACAAGTGGTAGTACAGACAAAAACAGTTTGAATGCTTCAGATTCAAAATATCCTGCAATATTTCTTCTTTCAGCAATTTCCGAGACTGGTTTAGTGTGTCTTCCTTCCATGCTGACTGCTGTGCTATTGCAAGCCAATAACCGGTTGTCTGCTGAACAG AGCTCATATGTTCTTCCATCTAATTTTGAGGAAGTGGCGACTGGTATTCTGAAGGTGTTGAACAATCTGGCTTTGATAGATGTAACGTTCATCCAGAAAATGTTG GCACGCCCAGACCTGAAAATGGAGTTCTTTCACTTGATGAGTTTTTTTCTTGCTCATTGCACAAACAACTGGGGTGCAGCTACCGATAAG ATTGGTTCTCTCTTGATGGAATCTTTGTCACTTCTTGGCTACTTTGCACTTTTTCACCCCGAGAATCAAGCGGTGCTTCGGTGGGGAAAGAGTCCTACTATCCTTCACAAG GTATGCGATCTTCCTTTCGTATTCTTCAGCGATCCTGAGTTTATGCCTGTTTTAGCTGGCACGTTAGTGGCTGCTTCATACGGATGTGAGCAAAACAAGGGTGTCATTCAACAAGAACTCAGTATGGATATGCTCCTTCCATTGCTGGAATCGTGCAGAACCAATTCGACCGCATTTTCTTTCCAGAACAATGACGAATCTGGTGAATTGAATCGTACAGGTTCTGAAACAAAAGaagttcatcaaaaatcaaacagaAACCATCTAAAAAGCACCCGTGTCCTTTCTCAGAGAGGCAGTTCTGGTAGCATGACAAGAATGATTCGTGGGCAAAAACAAAGAGACAGTAAAGTGATCAAGCTTAGTGAAGAATTGCCGCATCGGGGGAATGGTCAATCTACTAGTGATGCATCCACTTTGATGCTGCACTGTAGATTTCCTGTAAGCTTTATTAACAAAGCAGAAAAGTTTTTCACTACGGAGATTACTAGTGGTGAATTGGTCTAA